The Prunus persica cultivar Lovell chromosome G7, Prunus_persica_NCBIv2, whole genome shotgun sequence genome has a segment encoding these proteins:
- the LOC18770025 gene encoding putative disease resistance protein RGA1 — MAEVAFPLAAKLIEKLGSIASEQISLAWSVKADLKKLQRTMSTIKDVLLDAEQKQAHNQQIRSWLRQLKDVFLDADDLLDEFECEALRREVVETFHGTTGKVRRFFSRSNPIAFRLRVGHQIKEIRERLDELKSNKAIFDSLTSIDHHGSGGDHHERVNVTHSFVRASKVIGRESEKKQIINLLMEQGDDNQSGNGNVSVIPIVGIGGLGKTTLAKLVYDDERVCFEKKMWVSVSVDFEITRLIKMILSSASDTEMSDKLTLDQLQGRLRHALKDKKFLLVLDDVWNEDRIKWSELRDLLIEGAKSGSKILVTTRNTWVAEMMGTIPTNINLQFLSFEDCLSLFVECAFKEGRDKDYPNLFEMGKDIVRKCGGVPLAVKTLGSQLHSKTDEREWKLVRDSEIWKLEREGASHILPALRLSYTQLPPHLRLCLAYCSHLPKDQFQFSSFHLIRYWMAHGILDQSRFHGNMELEDIGELYFKDLCARSFFQNVNDRNIYCRFDMHDLIHDLVQSIAQGECFTVKSANTKDISENVRHLTVLEAGHNVSTTLQKLNKVRTLISAQTKIDESFMRTCFSGFKYLRVLQLPTCSLQVLPSSIGSLKHLRYLGISFNEAITKLPSAICKLQSLQTLRFLGCDNLEELPRDISKLLSLTSLELTTKQTSFPKNGVGCLKSLRFLGIVKCSNLTSLPRETSYLASLQTLWIVECKQLDLGKVNYQGPQLRLQKLFIRDVSRMVALPEWFQKAANTLQVLVIRMCENLEALPDWLENFTSLTKLVISSCQKLSSLPEGIRSLTSLRLRELVIEDCPKLERRC; from the coding sequence ATGGCTGAAGTTGCATTTCCTTTGGCAGCCAAACTCATTGAAAAGCTCGGGTCCATTGCTTCTGAGCAGATCTCCTTGGCATGGAGCGTTAAAGCTGATCTGAAAAAGCTTCAGCGCACAATGTCCACCATCAAAGATGTCCTCTTGGATGCCGAACAGAAGCAAGCTCATAACCAGCAGATACGCAGTTGGCTACGACAGCTTAAAGACGTATTTCTTGATGCCGATGACTTGTTGGATGAGTTTGAGTGCGAAGCTTTGCGGAGGGAAGTGGTGGAAACATTTCATGGCACAACTGGAAAGGTACGCCGTTTCTTCTCTCGTTCTAATCCAATTGCATTCCGTTTGAGAGTAGGTCATCAAATCAAGGAGATTCGAGAGAGGTTAGATGAGCTCAAGTCCAATAAGGCTATATTTGATTCTCTCACTAGTATTGATCATCATGGAAGTGGTGGTGATCATCATGAAAGAGTGAATGTGACCCACTCCTTCGTTCGTGCTTCAAAGGTTATTGGTAGAGAGTCTgagaagaaacaaattataaatcTCTTGATGGAACAAGGTGATGATAATCAAAGTGGGAATGGGAATGTCTCTGTTATTCCTATAGTGGGGATTGGAGGTTTAGGGAAGACCACGCTTGCCAAGTTGGTGTACGATGATGAAAGGGTCTGTTTCGAAAAGAAGATGTGGGTGTCTGTTTCAGTGGACTTTGAAATTACCAGATTGATAAAGATGATTCTTAGTTCTGCATCAGATACAGAGATGAGTGATAAATTGACTCTGGATCAGTTGCAAGGAAGGCTGCGTCATGCTTTAAAGGATAAGAaatttttgcttgttttggATGATGTTTGGAATGAGGATCGTATTAAATGGAGTGAGTTGAGAGATTTATTGATAGAGGGAGCCAAGTCAGGAAGTAAGATTTTAGTGACGACAAGAAATACCTGGGTTGCGGAGATGATGGGTACCATTCCAACAAACATTAATTTACAATTTCTTTCGTTTGAGGattgtttgtctttgtttgTAGAATGTGCTTTTAAAGAGGGACGTGATAAAGACTATCCTAACCTCTTTGAAATGGGAAAGGATATTGTTAGAAAGTGCGGAGGGGTTCCATTGGCAGTGAAAACTTTAGGGAGTCAACTACACTCAAAGACTGATGAACGGGAATGGAAATTGGTGAGAGATTCTGAGATATGGAAATTAGAACGGGAAGGTGCTAGTCACATTTTACCTGCTTTGAGATTGAGTTATACCCAATTGCCTCCTCATTTGAGACTGTGTCTTGCTTATTGTTCCCATCTACCAAAGGATCAGTTTCAATTTAGTTCTTTTCATTTGATCAGATATTGGATGGCACATGGAATCCTTGATCAGTCTCGTTTTCATGGGAATATGGAGTTGGAAGACATCGGAGAGCTGTATTTTAAAGATTTATGCGCGAGATCCTTCTTTCAAAACGTTAATGATCGTAATATATATTGCAGATTTGATATGCATGATCTTATCCATGATCTTGTGCAATCAATTGCACAAGGCGAGTGTTTTACAGTGAAGTCTGCAAACACCAAAGACATATCTGAAAATGTTAGACATTTGACAGTTTTGGAAGCTGGCCATAATGTTTCAACAACCTTGCAAAAGTTGAACAAAGTGCGGACTTTAATATCTGCGCAAACAAAGATTGATGAATCCTTCATGCGCACTTGCTTTTCAGGATTCAAGTATTTGCGAGTGCTTCAGTTACCTACATGTTCATTACAAGTGTTGCCAAGTTCCATTGGTTCCTTGAAACATTTGAGATATCTGGGCATTAGTTTTAATGAAGCAATAACAAAACTCCCCAGTGCAATTTGCAAGTTGCAGAGCTTGCAAACCCTACGGTTTTTGGGATGTGACAATCTTGAAGAATTGCCCAGAGATATAAGCAAATTACTTAGCCTCACATCACTTGAATTAAccacaaaacaaacaagttttccCAAGAATGGGGTGGGATGCTTGAAATCACTTCGATTTCTTGGTATTGTCAAGTGTAGTAATTTAACATCTTTGCCGCGTGAAACGAGCTATCTTGCTTCCTTACAGACTCTGTGGATAGTAGAATGCAAACAACTAGATTTGGGGAAAGTAAATTACCAAGGACCTCAATTGAGGCTCCAAAAATTGTTTATTCGCGATGTATCACGGATGGTGGCATTGCCTGAATGGTTTCAAAAAGCGGCTAACACCCTTCAAGTCTTGGTTATTAGAATGTGTGAGAATTTGGAGGCATTACCTGACTGGTTGGAAAATTTCACATCACTCACAAAGTTGGTCATTAGTTCATGTCAGAAACTGTCGTCTCTACCAGAGGGGATACGTTCTCTTACCTCCTTACGCTTAAGAGAACTTGTGATTGAGGATTGTCCTAAATTGGAGAGGAGATGCTAG